Below is a window of Impatiens glandulifera chromosome 2, dImpGla2.1, whole genome shotgun sequence DNA.
GtttaaacgtctaactacttatgcacttagacttttcatcttctggctatcgGGACAGCTGTCATCTGCAACTGTATCAGTCTATGTAATTTTTCCCGCCAAAAAATAAACTAGTCACTTCTCAAATAGATTGAAGATATGTGTCTctcaatttttcaaaagtgaTTAAAATTTCTGATAACCTTCTTCTATtcgtctaatattaattgtgtagtttcatgattaatattaattgatagttgtgtcccttgggaataggtttttgaaatttttgacggttggtataatcattaaatattaaattttacacATTAGCTCtcttatatttaatgaatggtGTTACTCAAATAGTTGAGTACTCATAAATCTCtaactctctctctagaattcgaatagCCAAAATCTTGTGTTCATCCTGCCAAGATGATTTATCTCTGCAAGTAGACTTCAAGTCCGTTTCAACTTTTATGTTTCCATAAATGGTTCAAATTTTGAATCATTGAAATATTATGGGCTAAAGAAATTTTTTCGTCCTCACTGCATCTATCACGAACAAGCAGTTCATGAGTTCTTTGAAATCGATGGCTTTTATCATAATAAGTACATTCGTGCAAATGTACATGGGAAAAATATCTTCTTCACTGAAGAAACATTCGGCATTTTCTTCAGACTCCCAACCGAAGGAATCCATGAGTTTCCTTCttccttaaataaaattatgtctgAAATGATGCATGTCTTTTCAGATCAAATCTTCAACAATCTGGTTAGAATGATTTCCTCCTAAAAGAAGATCTTCGGTTATGACGTTCCACTTTGCGCATTCCTTTGTTATCTCCTTACTGAACCCCTTACTGAACCTGGTCATGGGTTTCATGCCAATTCCTCTAAAATCttgaacaaccagaaggttgtcGACTATGTTCTTCGGGTGGGTAGGCTCAGGTCGAAGAAACAAAAAGGGATGTCTATAACTCAACTCTAATATTAGCCCTAGAGTTAGCTGTAGATTCCCTTCCCAGATGATGTTAAAAAAggggaaagaaagagaaaaagattaGCCTTAGACTTAAGGGGAAGGAAGAATCTTTTTTTGTTGatctttttatgtttttgttgttcttgaaaggtgtttttgtattttcttttgaaaaatattcctgATGTTTCAGAGTTAAGTTATGTTTTTTCTGATTATGGTATAACCGACGAACAGtcaataagactcgatcggagTGTATTTGTGAAATATTacagttagtgaatatccttctcactatttgagaagaaggggacGTAGGAGActttgctccaaacatccataaaaatctatCTCGTGTTCTTCATTTTGCATTACGGCTTACGTAATCTAACCAAACCGAAACATCATTCATTCAAACCGAACCGGTGTTCTCTCCACcttaaccgactccttctaaataccttccaaaccgaatcgtgtacgttgcttcagattgaaatagacatttccgcacttgaactcggttcaagagtctgtgacaatctgtgtagtgttaagagcggttctaaTCTTTAATCGGATTAGTTTCAATTGTTTTTGTCGTGTTGTGTAAGCGATCTACCTTTAGCCGGACCctggtcccctatcggcgatcccgatcctaacatagttagacgtgcagtctaacaaatacgtagttggatgtgcagtctaaaaggcatagttagacgtgcagtctaacgaatgcgtagttagacgtacattctaatagatacgtagttagacgtgtagtctaacagataagtaattagacgtgtagtctaacaggcgtagttagatgtgcagtctaacagatgcgtagttggacgtgcaatctaacagatacgtagttagacgtgcagtctaacatgtgtagttagacgcgtagtctaacaggcgcagttagacgtgcagtctaacaggcgagagttagacgtgtagtctaattctttcagattagtctgaagagaagcgtagttagacgtgccttCTCACAGATGAGAAGTAGACGTTCCGTCTAAtaaatgagagttagacgtgtagtttaactccttcagattagtctgaagggaaacgtagttagacgtgtcatctaacagatgagagttagacgtgtagtctaactccttcagattagtctgaagggaaacgtagttagacgtgtagtctaatcccattagactaggtggtctaatggatcctactattagacggggtgtctaacttcattagatttgtcagtctaagtgaaaaacgtctaatgccatgcttaagcagttgctcgAAGCTAGTATCCGTCTActcacgatcaactagctgtatgctactcctgctccactattcCGTGTAGATCAGTATGACAACCAGTTgaaaccaattaactaatgccacgtaagcaaattttcttcccactacttatttcttgtaggacaattctagaagaatattcggcgtactaccagattggtacggccacgatcctggtgctcagagtctgctgcacctgtgtactatggaggcgttctaaTAGGTTTTCACCACATGTTATTATAGAAGACTCGACCGTTGGTTCCTTCTCTCTATTTAAaaatcttcaaggacaacggacgaactgcgAGAATTTGAGTGAACAAGTCAGACACATACGCAAACATACAAACTGAACTTACAATctcacgaattgctttcttgcaTTACTGTGTGtatatcaagagagagttagaatcaaagtactgtctagctgagtgatattcttcaatatattgtaagttgtaCAAAGTATGTTgtattcaatagtgagctagctatgcaactgtatttgattctaagaaaagtatagtgaatccttccggtggttgaaagAAAGGGTAACGTAGGAGAGattgctccaaacatccataaacaaactgctgtgttatttacattctatcatcttctccttctttggttcttTAGCTTCAAAACATGAGCAAACGTTtacgcacttgaatcgttcaagagtttgcaagggtttgtgaagaatagaaagtgatttaaattcctaataggatttctatcaaatcgtttatcgAAGCCATCATAAATAGCTAGAACCTTGTCTCTATTGGTGTTGCCGATCCTATCACGGTCTAATAGATCAGTCGTTTAAAGTATATACCTACTTAGATGTATATTTGATTAAGCAGGTTATGCTTCCAAGTTGGATAATTGTCTTGGTTTATAACCTACACAGATTAGATGTCtgagtctaatagacgtttagacatCTGTAAGACAAGCGCGATTAGACGCTCACGTCTAACAAGACACTAACACGTAGTGTTtaagcgtaattagacgtcgacgtctaataaaCATCTAGTCGTCTGTAAGACAAGCGTGATTAAACGCccgcgtctaatagactcttgTGTCTAATAGACtcctgcgtctaatagacgcctaTCCATCTTAGATGCAATGAATGTGGACAATAagttaaacgtctaactacttgtgtcCTTAGACTTTTTATGTTCAGGCAAATGGGAAAGCTGTCCACTACTACATTATTTGTCTATGTACTATTTTCGCCAAAAATTGAATAGTCATTTCTCCAATAACTTGAAGAAATAtgtctctcaatgttaaaaGAATGACTAAAACTTTTGATATCCCTCTAGTTCACGCTTTACATTAATTACagaattttatgaatatatcaTGCTgcttattttaattgatgagtCTCTTAGGAATaggtttttacgtttttgacggTTCATCTACTCATTGATTTTAATAGTCATACGTTAGtctatttctataaaagaaacgGTCATATTCAAAGGGATCGAATATCTCTCTTATGAATCCTCGAATTCTCTCTTTAAGAAATCTTTTTGTGTCTCTTAGCATCTTAAATCCCTAATAACTCATCGAAATGGGATACCTTGCTCCATCTACTCTTCAGGTAGACTTGAATTATGTATCCACCTTGATCATTACTAAAATGGTCACAATGTTCGAATCACTTAAAGCTTCTTAGGGCTCCTGTCATTGTTAACGAACGTGTGGTTCGTGAATTCTTTAAGTTTGGTGGTATATACGATAACAGGCTTGTCGTAGAAAAGATTTTTGATGATTATGCATGCTACTGTGATGAATCCTTTGTTCGTTTTTTTAATCTTCCAACAGAGGGGTTGTCTGAGTTCCCCACATCTTCCGATAAAATCTTATCTAAGATGAGGCTTGCCTTCTCAAACACAACTCTTGATTGGAATCTCATTCCTTTCGAAACTCATGAACCAGATTCCGCTCTAAAAGTTGATTTAACCTGCTCAACGATATCATTTCCAAGTCCCTCTTGGACAAGGGCTTCTCCAACTCATACTCGAAGACGGTCTTAGAGATTATGATTACTATCACAAAGGGGACAACAATCAACTAGtcgaaaatcatcttcaaaaactTGGTGGAAATGATTTCTCCTAAAAGGAGGCCACCTGGGTATGCCCCGCTCAGCATGCTGATTCCTACTCTCCTCTCAAGTGTTGGGGAACATGAGGTCCTCATTAAGTCCTCAAGAGTCTTGAACTACCAAAGAGTTCTCAACTACGTTCTTCGGGTGGGAAGGATTAAGCTCAAAAGAAGAAATTGGGAGATCCTTTTGGCCGAAAGAGATCATTAGGAATCTATCACTCCCAATGATGTTAAAAATGGGGAAAAGATATGGCCTTAGGGCTAGCGGGAATTAAGGGTAGAAAGGGATAGAAAAATGACCCAAtcttttttgttgtttttgggaAATTTTCGATTATGTTATTCATCTCCTCCAGATATTTTGAAAGTATGAATATATGATCTTTTGTTAATTGTTGTTTTGCTGTTTTTCGATTGTGTCTATTTGTCTTAATcttttaactaagttttaatatcatcaaaaaggggTAAATTGAtgtgtcaaattattttgactaaaataattaagagaataagcATATTTTATGCCAaccttattttgatgatttgtaATGAAAACATAGTTATGAATAAagttaagttgtctatttggttTTATGCAGGTGCATTAGACTATGCTAACTTAAACGTGGTTTAAACAGACTAATTATACGAAGTTAGATGTTtacatctaactccattagacgtggtagtctaatgagatgcgaagttagacgtagtagtctaactccattagacgtggtagtctaataggatgtgaagttagacgttgcagtctagctacattagacgtggtagtctaatgggatgcgaagttagacgttgtagtctaactccattagatgtgGTAGAGGGattcgaagttagacgttgtagtctaactccattagacttagtctaatggatgtgtagttagacgttgatatctaactccattagacttggtagtaTAATGGGAAATGTAGTAAGACGTGGACCTCTAACTCCATTATACTTAATAGTCTAATgcgatacgtagttagacgatgtggtctaactccattagacttggtagtctaatggaatacgtagttagacgagtacGTCtgactccattagacttggtggtctaataaAACAcacagttagacgaggacgtctaactcccttagacttggtatTATGGAGCACATCTAATGTCTTGCTTTGGCAGCtgtctgaagttagcatacgtctaaccccgatcaactagctgtctactactcctgctccacaTACTTCTGTGTAGTCTGACAAGCCATttaattgtatccaatgaacgaaTGCAACGTTCGTAAATGTCCTTCCAATGGTTTGTCTAGTGCAAGACAATATTAGACGGATAAtcgacgcactaccagttcggtacgaccTCAATCcctttgctcagagtctgcAGATTTCTGGTACTATGGGAGGCCTTCCAATGGACACAtaccacgtgtccatgaagaagattagatcgttggtgtccttctactacaaatagatgctcaaggacaacggacgaatcacCTTACTAGTTTACTAAATTCACAAtcttactcttgcacttactaattTATTACATTTCTAAAGTTCAAAAGAGAAACAATCaattactgtctagctgtgagaatattgttgagaatattgtaagttgaacagaggttgttctgttcaatagagagttaactagctcagtaaactgtatttaattCAAAGTATTTAATGAATATTCTTCCGGTTGTGGAAAAAGGGGTAGCGTAAGAGAGTTTTCTctgaacatctataaacaactcTCTGTGTTCTTTACATCCTgtcattcatttttcattggtTGAAagtttcaaatccaacaaacacaTCCGCACTTGAAATCGTTTCAAGAGATCGaagaatttgtgaagaatagaaataaatattatttcctCACAAGATTactatcgaatcgtttatcctAAGTTATTATTAATAGTGAGACCTTAGTCTCAATTGTTAGCACagatctatttatttaaaaaaaatattttgttattttagtttatgatttaattaatacgataaaatttggattaaattcaagGCTTTATTTGAATCtggttattttcaaaaattatttttgattttgatgtatttaaaaatgagttatttcGGTAAAAAGGTCTGAACTAGTTTGATATTGAGTTATTTGggttttagaaagaaaaaaacatcttaatcatattatattaggtatattttcaatcattaaattattaaattcatttaatttaaaatactaaatatatattttttaattttatacattttaaatataaaaagtcattttaataaagatatttagttattttagtttatgatttgaataataCGAATTCCGATAAATTCAATGCTTTTATCTGAAATctggttattttaaaattttaattttggttttgAGGTATTTAAAACAGTTATTTTGGTAAAAGGGACCGAGTTAGTTTGATATTGAGTTttagaatgaaaaaaaacatcTAAATCATACTAATTGGTATATATTCTCATTcatcaaattacttaatttattttaaatactaaatatttttatttttattttataaatttgaaatataagctatcattttaataatttaatataaatgataataaaaaacccacatttttattgaataaaatttgatttcatacatttcaaaaaattctACAACAATATCAAGCTTATCCTTGACACTTTCTTTTCCAAGGTCGAGTCTCGTATAGATAGTGTTCCCTAACCATCTCTATCAAGTCGAGATACATTATCAAGTCGAGAtagattattaattagtattGTCTACTATTTTGGTAGGATACAAGTATTCGGTTATAAGTATCTTCGTCTAATGGGTTGaatcttataattaaaataattttgattagtaacaatttttttttgtgtctaaaataataattgttttgttcaatttatttgtaattttatatttttgtatgaatGAAAAATGTTAGCATGACCTACACAGAAATGACATTACTTGAACATATGAGAATCGAACAAAAACATATCAATTcagatatattatataatataaaatattgaatttttgttttaaataaatttatatataactattcaattttgtttaaagtgattaaatattatttaaagtatataaatagcataaaatattaaaaagctatttaaaatattaaatttctgATAgggacaaaatattaaaaagctAGTTATAGCAATCctcttaaaaattttaaagtatataaagagcttaaaatattatttaaataacttctaacaacttttttaaataaagaaatacagTGGTTAACTGTATTTTAATTCAAACTTACGAATTGTTtgtttaagttatttgaaaataatttgtaatttgtttgatCTTGAACTATTTatggtttgatttattttaatagaataatttaaatctataaattttattttaaaatattatcataaaagataataaatatgacTTCCTCATCTAAAATActtaaatgttaataaaattatgactataatcattcattttaataatttaagtaaaatgatttaaatttaatttaaatttaaaatgtaattaaaaaatgatgaaaaatatattttagttaataacttaaatattaagtttattattttaatgaaattaaaacaaaaatctttAACTATTGATTAACATCATCATCTACATGATATGACAACTTGGATTCTTACTGTTTTTCtccatataaatatataattaaaaagtaaaaataaaaataatttaaaaaatatttgtatatatagagtttgttattttcttacttacatataatattttagatttccctcctctctcctctcctctcctctcctctcctctcctcttgGTCATCTATATGAAGTTTTCAGTTCGCAATTTACAGGTATGCATGAGATTTCtactttttaagttattttcatTACTTGAATGAAGAATTAAATGTATGAAAAAAGACGATTTtgagaataatttaaatatcaattttattctGAAAGTATTGAAAACTAATGTTTATTGTGGATATAAAAGAAATAGAGATTAATGATTCTTGTTACATGTTTAAATGTTGAAGAAATGCTAATACATAGTTTTcaattaaatagatttttagGTTTTTCTTCTCAATTTTACTCTGTTGTTGATTTGTTATGTTCTTACATgaatagatatttatttttgtttataaatgaaCTAATTAAGTGAATTCAGTGTTAATTTCTGAAACCATACTTGTTTTATCTGTAAATGATTTTTCTCAAAGTTGTCAtgtgattttattatattgatcCTTTATTGCCTATCATAATGtgaattttttatcaaatccaAATGGAGACCTGCATTGATTCAGttttagtttatttgaaaatagatctTAATGAAACTAACAATGCAATATGATTTGATATATTAGTTACATTATGCTATTTCATTCCATAAGGGTGTTTAAGTTCCATTATTCATAGCTTCTCTATTCTAATCATTATGATGTCTTTTTCAAAATAGTTCAAGAACTTTGTATCAAAAAGGTTTTGAATGCGAGGtggaaaatttaaaaaaaaatggaaatacAATAACTATTGGATGGATCAATTTAATGGGGTATCTTTTTGTTTGAATTCATATGCTTATTTTCAGCTAAATTctttagtgttttttttatacatatgtCTTTTCTTATGCTGATTTTTATATCTCTTTGTTGcagaaatagaaaaataaaattacagaCATTTTTTAAAGCTCATTAAGTAGATTACAAGAATTCAGGTGAAGAATCCTTACAAAACACTACCATACGTTGAGTTTACTTTATGATAAGAATCAtctaaagaaaatgaagaaaaatgatcAAGGAGATGTTTCAGTTcttataaataagattaaagagATAGAGAGCAATTCAAGATCCAAAATTGAAGTCTCAAAGGCACATTCCATCTGCCTTCAACTCAAGATGAACAAAATGAATCTAAACAGTATCGAAGCTTCAAGTCTAGTAAACAACCCAAACATTGGATCCAACACCAACACTAACACCAACGAGAGTATAATTCTAGAACTGGCTGCATTAAGAACAGAGAATAACCGTCTACACAATACAATATCCGAAATAGAGAAAGAGAATAGGAAAACAGTGAGTCATCAAAACAACATCATAAAAAAGTTAAGCAATGAGAACAAGGATGTGAAACAAATAGCGGAGAATAATATCAACGAGACAGTTGGAGAGTTACGCAAGAATTTAGAAGACCGAATTCGAATGATGAGCAAGAGAATAAAGGAGGAAGAACAACTTCATATCGAGAACAAGGAAGTCTTCATGAAAACAAGAGACAAGTACTCGATAGAGAAGTCTGACATGATAATTATTGAGGACATGATGAAGGAACTCAATAGTGTGGGAGTTAAGTTCGAGGAATACAGTGATGATATTATGAGGAGGGTTTCCACGTTTTCTTGTTGGTCCATGTTTGCAAAGGAATGGGCTAGGAAGAAAGGAATGGAGGAGAAGGAACGGGATGAAGAGATAATGGAATTAAGGGAGAAGGTGAAGGAAATGGAGAAGTTTGTGAATgagaaggaagaagagattTCTATGATTGGGGAGGAGAATAAGGAGGCTATTAGACAGTTATGTGTTTGGATTGATTATCATCGAAACAATAGAAGAGGTTACTTGAAGGAAATTGTCTCAAGAAATCGTCGAAACCTTAGTATTTTGCGAATTAGGAAGAGCTAAAGTATGATGTCGAATTTTGGGAATGAATGAGAGACacttctattttaaaataaatatttcatgaAACATTATAGAAAGTTTGGATTTtgaattaagaaatttaatattgttCAAGATTTGGTTAATATAAACTATATTAACAACCTCTGATAAGATTATGAAACatgaataaaatgtattatttacaTTTGCGAAAGCTTGGTGGGTCCATAACCCACATGTCCCAAATCGAAACCTGGttctgatattttttttccattttactGTTTATTTAGTTcatcttcaattttatttaggtttgaatgtTTTTAATCAAGGTAATTAAGATACAATCATACAAATGTTATGAAACATATTTATTGTGTATAGTACGTTCTTACAAAGTATTTGTCATACAAAtgttattaaacatatttattgtttataatatgTTCTTATAATGTATTTGTTAGTA
It encodes the following:
- the LOC124924547 gene encoding COP1-interactive protein 1-like, which encodes MKKNDQGDVSVLINKIKEIESNSRSKIEVSKAHSICLQLKMNKMNLNSIEASSLVNNPNIGSNTNTNTNESIILELAALRTENNRLHNTISEIEKENRKTVSHQNNIIKKLSNENKDVKQIAENNINETVGELRKNLEDRIRMMSKRIKEEEQLHIENKEVFMKTRDKYSIEKSDMIIIEDMMKELNSVGVKFEEYSDDIMRRVSTFSCWSMFAKEWARKKGMEEKERDEEIMELREKVKEMEKFVNEKEEEISMIGEENKEAIRQLCVWIDYHRNNRRGYLKEIVSRNRRNLSILRIRKS